The region CGCACGGCCGCCGAGATGATGGTCTTTGCTCGGTATGTGATGTTCAGCGAAGTTTACTGGCATCATGCCGTACGAAGTGCGACCGCCATGCTGCAGCGTGCGTTCTTCATGTTGCGTCCTCAGTTGGAGCTTGACTCGCTCTTTCGTTTGACCGAACGTCCGATGATTGACGTCATGTTGGAAGCGGCCAGCAACGGTCCGGCTCGCGACTTGTTGGCAGGGCTGTTCGGCCCGACGCGAAGGCTGTACAAGCAATTGTTCGAGTACTCTCACTTCGAGCATCCGGAACTGTTTCATCAAATTGCTCGTCGGCCTTACGACTGGCTGGTCGAGCTGAGCGATCAGTTTGCCACGACATTGTCCCGACATTTAGGTAAGCGGGTTGCTCCGCACGAGATCTTGATCGATGCACCACCGGTGAAGTTGGAAGTGCAGTTCAACATCGACGTGTTGGATCAGAACAGCGGAAAATATCGCGGGCTTGGCGATGTCTCGCCGATGGTCGAGACGTTAGCGAAACGACAGTTTGACGACTACGTAAAGAAGGTTCGGATCTTCCTGCATCCGCGACTGCAAGATTCGATCGATAGCGACTCTTCGATTGAATCGCTGTTTGTCGACACAGTTCGCAGTATGTTTCCTGAGACCGGATAACGCGGTCTCGTTTCTTTCCTTGGCGTTTCCACTATCTGCGGCGGCACTAACTTGCCATGGCCGCTTGATCGTACCGAGCCAGGTACCAACCATCTCCGAGTGGAACGCTTCGCAGTAGATGATGCGGTTCGAGCAAACCACCGACGAAGGAATCAGGCTGGTTGCCATCGGGGTGCCATTCGAGCCAGACGCCTCGCTCGTTGCCAGAAAGCTGAAACCGAATTCCTCCGGCGTCACTTCGTTCGACACTGCTGAACGTCGGTCCTGATTTTGCGATCTCAGGCGTCGTCAGCAAAATAAGTGTCTTTGGCTTTCCTGCGGGGTAAGCCATAAAAGGGCCGAGATGATCTTGCTGGCCATCATGCTTAGGCCACGTGGTACGAAGCGAGTCGGCAATTGGCTCGAACGCGGCAACATGCGAATCGATTCGGAGTCGTTTGCCGACCCAGATCATTTCATCCCAGCCAGCCAGCAGACCCAGCCAGCCACAAGCCAATGAAAGTACGACCATCCATGAGGCAAGCGAGCGATATCCGCGCCCACCAAACATCAGCCCAACGGCCAAAGCTGAAAGGCTGAGCGTTGAAACGATGGCGATGGCAGCCAACGAGTAGATCTTCCAGCGGATGAAAAACGTGTTGGCGAACTCGTCCAGTGTAGAACTTTCACCGGCAAGCCCCAGTTCGTGTTGAAGGTGATCCCACGTTGAAGAGAACCGAGCGTCCCAGATGATCCACCCGGCCAAAAGCAGCAAGATGCCTGCGTTGATCAGCCAAAGGATCAGGGGATGCCGCATCGGTGCAAAGCGACCAGCCCAGGTGTTTTCCTGAGAAACGCGATTCGCGGTGGTGGGTTCAATGGGAGCGTGCATGGCAAAAAGAGAGTCCGCTCCTCTCGATGGTGAAGAGCGGACTCCGAGGGCAAGGCGAAAGCTTACTCTGCAGCATTAGCGGCAGGTTTAGAAGAATCAGCATCGCAGTAGGACAATGCCATCAGGGCGAATGCCGTTGCGAGGTTTTTATCGTTCTCGAACCAGCGACCATTTTCGTTGGCCCACGATCCATCTTCGTTCTGGCGTTCGGCCAGTTCGTTGATAAGATCTTCTCGCCAGTTGTGTGTGTTGCCTTCGGCGTCGGTCACTTCATTAAGACCTGCGGTCCCAAGACCGGCGGCGAACGTGTGGTAATAGTAGTACAAGCCGGCGCTGCCCATACCTGGGTTTTGTTCGACGCTGTAGTTATCGGAAACCCACTGTGTTGCGGCTTTCACGCGTGGATCGTCCTTCGTCAGACCAGCATAGATCATGCTCTTCAAGCCGGCATAAGTCATTGAGCCGTAGCTACGGACGCCGCCGTTTTCCGTATACCGTTCCGGCGAAGTCGAAGGATCGACTTTCTCACGAGGAATCTCGTAGAAGAAACCACCATCGTTAACTTTGCCGGCGACTTCGGTCGTGTTGTACTTGCTTTCCAGGTTCTGGCAACGCGACACGAACACGAGGGCACGCTGAATCGCTTCGTCATCTGCTTCGCTGCCGGTTTCGATGAGCGATTCAACGAGGTAGGCCGTGTTGGAAAGATCGGGACGGCTAGGACCGCCATACCCAACGCCACCAAACCAGACGTCATCCTTGGCGACTTTTCCTTCCGCGTACTGCAGCCCGGTGACGAATTCGCGAGCCTTCTTGAGCGTGTCGTTATATCGCCCGTCGGCGTTGGCCGCTTCAAAGCAAAGCATGCCAACACATGTTTCGTAGTTTCGTAAACGACCGTTGCCATAGATCCCGCCGTCTGGTTTCACGAAGCCTTCAAGCGCTTTCAAACCCTTGGCGACCACCGGATCGTCGACCGACTTGCCGTTGCGAAGAGCTCCCGTCACGGCCAAAGCAGTCAGGCCTGGTCCTGCTTGAGCGGTGAAGCTGCCGTCGTCGGCCTGGCCATTCTTTTCGAGGTAGGACAAACCTTTCGAAACAATCGCATCGAGCTTCTTTTGAGCGTCGCTCGAAATTGGGCTGTCGGCCGCTGTGGCCATCGAGCCAATCGCAAGAACCAAGCAAGGAGAAATCGCAACGAATACGCGACGGGAAATGTTCACGTTAACCTCTATGTATCTGTTGGGGGAAATGCAGGCGCGCGTCACAGGGAGTTGCAAAGAGCATGCCAGCAGACGCGAACGACGCAACCTACGGAAAAACACGTCGATTCAGATGATTGGTCATTGGTTGAGGCAACAGGCGTGTCGCACGAAATGACATGCGTGTCGCGCAGGTCGACATGGTTACTGCTCTTCGTCTTGCCGTCGTGTTTGCCGTTTGGCGTGTAGTAAGCGGTCGAGATAGCCTTGTTGCGAGTCCGTTTCGAGGCTCGGCTGAGTCGCTTCGGCCGATGCAGCAGTTTGCTGCTGTGGTACTTCGATCGTCTTAGGTGGGGAAGGATCCGTGGTCGATTCCTCCTGAGCAAACGTGTCGAGCCAATCCTGGTTGAGCTTCTCCTTTTTAGCCTTCAAGCGATTAAGCGACTCAGCCACAGGGGCTTCTTCAGCGGGACGATCGAGCATCTTCGCCCAGATTGGCCCGATCCAGGCGAAGCTCCACAAAATTCGACGATTGGCAATGTCCATGACAAATAAGCACGCGGTGGTAACCAGCACCAGGTACCAAATCGGTCGTTGGCTGCTGGCTTTCGGCAAGTCGTGACGGAAAGGGGTCGTTTCCAAGTTAGCGAGTTGTTCGTCGGTCATGTCGAGATTGAATACCTCGCCAGGTTGTCCGCCGGGGGGAGTCAGTTCGGCCAATCGCCGCAGCATAGGCAAGTTGTCGGAGCGATCGCGAAACTCTTGAGCATTCTGCACGTTCACACCGATTCTTAGCGGAGCTTGTCCCGCTTCGGGAGAAACGGCTAAGAAGTGTGCGCCGGCATGTTCCGCATCAAACTCCGCTTCGTATCGACCAGGAGCGACTTGCACGAACGCTTCGCTGATTCGGTCGGAACGAGGGCCGACGCCATTGAGTTGCGGCGAAGCGAAGTTGACGAAGTTCCCGTCATCGTCCAGGGCATTCAAAATCAGTTTTACTTTTTGCCCCTTCACCTCCGAGGCAATCAGAAAGTTGTCCGACTCGCTGGTGCTTCGCATGCTCCAACGAATCATCTGCATCAATAGTTTTTCGTTGCCTTCCCAGCCGGTCCAGTTGGTTGTCCAGCGTTGTCCTGCATCGCTCGTCCAGCAAACGCTTCGCCCAATGCCATACTGCCATGCGGCAAGCAGTGCGTTGGTTTGCCCCGATGGTTCAGGAGCCGTCAGCAGCACGTCGACCAATGGACTGTCTTTCGGCGTAGTCATCACGTAACCAGAAAAGGGAGGGAGCGACGTCGGTATCCCTTTTAAAATCTCGTGGTTGGCTGTGACTTGGGGAATCATGCCGTTGGGATTCTCGAACACCAACGGACGCGCAACTCGGCGAACTTCCTGCATGAAGATTCGCGGAATCGCTTTGGGAGAAGTGACCTGATAGAACTTGCCGCGTCCGATTGAAGCGATCTGATTCAGCAACCGCACATCGGCATCTTGCCCGACCGCGACCGAAGTAACGGTGATACCGACCTGTTGCATTTGTCTGGTCAGATTCGCGAAGTCCGCATTCGGCGTTTGGCCGTCGGTCAACACGATCATATGTTTCACGGCCGCTTCATTTGCTTGCAACTGGCGGAAGCCGTCTTCCATCGCGGGGAACATGTTCGTTCCACCCCCAGCACCAAGCCGAGAAATCATCTGCATCACAAACTGCCGATTCTTGGCTGCTTGAAGCGGAACTGTTTGCGTCGCCGAGGCATCGAACGTCGTCACGCCGATGTAGTCGCGTGGGCCCAGTGCGCGAAGAGCTTCTCGGGCGGCCGTCTTGCACCAATGAATTTTTTCGCCAGACATCGAGCCTGACTTGTCCATCACCAACATCAATGCGCCGACAGGAACGACTTTGGCATCTTTGATTTGAAACTCAAGCGGCATCGCTTCTTCGACGGGCGTGTTATGCCAACCGCCGGCTCCGAAGCTATCAGGCCCGCCGAGCATGACCAGGCCTGCCCCTAAGTTCCGGGTATTGTCTGCGAGCATTTGCATCTGGGCATCGCTAAACGCCGTCAGCCCGTTGGTGTCGCCGCTGCTGCGGGCAACGTTTGCCAACACAACGACATCGTAGGGCTGCAAGTCGGACAGCTTTGTGAATAGCTGATCGCTTGGCTGAACAGTTACCTTCAAGTTGTTACGACGAAGCATCTCGGCGAAGTCATCGAACTCGTCAGGGCGTGTCGAGTCGACGACAAGCAGGACTTGGCCGGACGACTCTATATGCGTGAACGACGTTGCACGATTGTTTTGCGTGAACCCATCCACTCCTTCACGATCGGGCGTAAACTCAGCTTCGTAGGTATAGAAACCTCCGTCCGGCAGCTCATCTTGAAAGCTGAACACGCGCGTCCCTGGCTCAAGTTCAATCGATTGCTCGACAACAACTTGATCGCGTCCGGCTCCTTTGCGAAGCACTCGAATTCGCCCCGGCACTGGTTCCTGAGCTGCGTTTTGATCCCAATGGACCCCAGGTCGATTGTTCAGCACCACTTGCACTTGAAACGGAGCCTTCTCGCGCATCGTCGCCGGCGAGGTAATCTTTTCGACGGTGATCTCCGTGCGAGCGACATCGGTAATCGGAACAACATCAATGCCGATACCTGCCTGGCTTAGCGATCGAGCAATTGGCAACGCATCCCCTAACGTCTGCTTGCCATCGGTGACAATCACAACACGTTTGGCCGCATCGACGGGAAACGCAGCTTGGGCCAGTTTCAATGCGGCTTCGAGATTGGTTTGCTGCGGATCAATGGTCGCTTCCAATTGCGACCGCAGGAACAAGTCGCCTGACCAAGGGGGGATTTCGATCGCGGCGTCGCCTCCAAAACTGATCACCCCTACGCGATCGTCTGGAACCGAATCGCGATAGGTGTTCGCGGTCGTTCGCACGTAGTCAATCACATTCTCGAGACGGTCCGCGGGAATACTCAGCGAGCGATCGACCAGATAGATCACCGTTAAACGATCGTTCGTCCGAACCAGTTCTACTTCGGACAGGGCGAGCACCACCAATAAGACGAGAACGCTTCGCAATCCGTTGGAAAGAAACCAACGCCAGCGATTGCCGATTGCGAGCCCGTTCCATGAAACCCACCACAAAGCCGGAATCAACGCCAGCAAAAACAGGAAGATTGGGCGTTCGACTGAAAACTGAAGATCGGTCATTCAGAGACTTTCCGGCAAATCGGCATCCAACAAAGCGACACGTTCATTCTACGCGAAGTGGTTCAAAAAACAGTCATCTTTGCAAGAAACCCCGGGAATTACGCTTAGTTGCGGTGGGCATCGTCGGACAGTCCGTTACGATGAAGCCACTAGGATCGGGAGATCTTTGCCTGAACGCGTCATGAAGCAACATCGGAGGCCGCATGAATTCCCAAGCACCGGAGGCAGATCAGCGGGGCACATTTCTGAAAACCGTCATCGACGGACTCGACCGTGTGGTCATTCCACTGGTCTGGTACAGCGTGATCATGCTGGCCGTGGAATGCCAGTTCTATCCCAACGATGACAGCCACGACACACCGATCTATTTCCTATGGTCCGAACGGATCGTCGCGCTGATATTTACGATGGAATATATCGTCCGCCTGATACGAAACTCAGGTCGCGGGTTTTATCCTTTCACCGCATTGGGCGTCATCGACTTAATCGCCATTGTCCCATTCTGGACCGGTTTTATTTTTACGACCGACGCTTTTCTGCACGCGATTCGTACGCTACGCGTGCTACGGATGCTGAAGTTCTTTCGCTACTCGCGCGGGCTGCAGTTGATGGCATTGGGGTTCTATCGTTCCTACTGGAACTTGCGACCGTTGATGCTGGCGACGCTGATCATGATTCTGTTTACCACGTTCGCATTGTTTGAAGTGGAAGGAATGCATCAGGAAGAGTTTCGCAGTTTGTTCACTGTCGTCTGGTTTCTGGAGGTAACGGGAACAACGGTCGGTTACGGCGATTTGTCTCCGGAATCGGTGCCCGGCAAGATCATCGTCATGTTCTATATGATTGGCGGTCTAGCGATTTTTATGGCTTGCTTCAGTGCCATCACGACCAGCTTCGATCAAGTCTTCCGTGAAGCGAACGACCCCGACTTTGATCCGCTCGATCAGTTCGATAAAGTGCGGCAAGAGAAAGAACAACTGGAAGAGCATTTCAAAGATACCGGAACGAGCGACGCCGAAGATGAGGCCGCCGAAGAAGAGGACGAGACGGAAGATCCCAGCGAACAGACCAAGCAACTTGGCGTTTGACACCCTTTACCCCACAGCAGTCGACAGGATTTCAGGCCATGGAACCGCGCGTCAGTTTAATCACTTTGGGCGTTGCCGATTTGGAACGCTCGTTAAAGTTCTATCGCGATGGTCTCGGCTTGCCGACAACATGGACCGGCGATCGTGGTGTTGTCTTCTTTCAAACGACCGGAACATGCTTGGCGTTGTATCCGCTGGACAAGTTGGCCGAAGATGTCGGCGAGGATTGGATCGGCGAAAAGCCCGCCAGGTTTACCGGGATAGCATTGGCTCATAACGTCCGTCAAAAGGACGAAGTCGATCAGATTCTACAGCAAGCCGAAGCAGCAGGTGCCAAAATAGAAAAGCCGGGGCAGGACACCTTTTGGGGTGGCTACTCCGGCTATTTCTCTGATCTTGACGGTTATCTGTGGGAAGTGGCTTACGGTGCCTTCGAGTTCAACGAAGATGGCAGCCTGCAAATTCCCTAGGGACGCTTGGCTCCCTTTTTCATTTCGTCGAGCGAAAAGTTGAATTCGTTGTCGCCAGGTTCAACGTTGGCGGTCAGTTCTGACTGCTTGTTGTACTTCGGCGGCAAGATCTCTGGTTGCCAGCGAGTCTCGCCGGTCTCGGGATTTTCAATACGGTCTTCGGTCGTGATGGCAACCGTATGATTGCCGACCAAAGCTCCCCATTCGCGTCCCATGAAATTCAACTTGAACTCTCCAGCCTCATTGGTTTTACCGTACGAAGGCCGTCCGTTGGCTGGTTGAAAGCGAACCGTCGCGTCACGCAGCGGTTCCCCTTGCAGCGTGACGGTGCCATGAACGTCGGCAAAGTCGAGGTCTGGCTTTCCGCTGAAACAACCCAGCATGGTGGTTAAGCCCACCAGCAACGCCAATCGATATGCCATGAGTGAATCTCCTTATAGCTAAGAATCTGGCTGAGAAAACGCCGCGGCTTAATATTCGCCGAGCGTCACACCATCAGCGCGATTCGAGAGATTCTGGTACGTGTTCTGGTCAATCGTTTCACTGATGAAATGAACGCTGCCGTCACCAAACGCGAACATCGCTCCGCCTGGATGAAGACTGCTGAACCAGTGTTGATACTGCCAGTTGGTGATCTGCGGCTCGTTGAGCGGGTAGCCTGTGCACCCAGCGACTTCCAGCGAACCGTAATAGCCACTGTTGTCTTGGTTGCCGTCGGAAGTCCCTGCCCACTGAGTCGGGGAATTTCGTTCGTTGTAGTTCGGGTGGAAAGCACGTTCGCCGACAACCATCGTGTTGGACGAACCATCGGTGATGTCACGGAATCCGTAACCATCAACGCGGTGCGAGAAAATACCCGACGCAGACGGCGTTGGGCCTTCGTCGTAGTAATAGGCGCGTGGACCATGTCCGTTGACGCCAGGATAGCTGGATAAGCCAAGATTCACGCCTGAGACGGCTCGCGGCGACGTATCGCTCGAGCGTGCATCGGAAGGGCAAGTGTAAGCTTCCAGCGGCAGGCCCAAGATGTCTTCACCTGCAGTCGTGTTGGCGGCATCGGCCAACGTTTGCTTGCCGACGCGTAGCTGATCGTAGATGTTCGACTGTTCCAGCATGGGCAAGATCAACGCACTCCACGCCCACGACGCATCGGTCGGGGTCGCTTCGCGAACGATCATCGGCGGGAAACTGCCATGGGTGTCATGGTAGTTGTGGAGGGCAATGCCCAATTGTTTCTGATTGTTCGAGCAAGACATGCGTCGGGCCGCTTCTCGAGCTTGCTGCACTGCCGGCAACAATAAAGCGATCAAGACACCGATGATGGCAATCACCACCAACAATTCCACCAGGGTAAACCCCGATGCATTTCGTTTCAGAGCCATAATTTTGTCCGTACGAATGAGAAATGAAGTCGCGAATGCGCATGACGGAGTGGGCAGCAGGGCGCATCAGCTAAGGGAAAAGGGGTGGGAAACGCGAAAGTAAAAAATCTCACAAACGTTGCGTTTCCAATACTTATTTATATAAAATCTCGGGATATCAACTAGGGAAATTCCCGGCAATATCGTGAAGTTTTTGAGGCAAGGGAGATTTGCATGCCCTTGGCACGCATTGCGGGGGAAGCGAGCGACAAGTCGAACGTCACTCGCAGGTAGGTTTGAGCAATCTGTTACTTCTTCGGTCGATCGATTACGACCTCGGTGCCCTCGCTAGTCATGGGAACCTGAATACTCAAATCGGTCGATCGATAATCCAAATAACGCTTATGGACGATCGGAGCGTAGTTGCCGGTAGCGTCTGGCTCTAACACACCTCCGAGCGTGATCTTGTAGGTCCCAGCCGGCAGTCCTTTCTCGACGGCAAAATTGCCTTCGCTATCAATCGGAGCAATGTCTGAGTATGACCCATCGTCAAAGATCAACTCGCCTTGGCTGAGAGGCGTTCCGTCGTCGTAATGGATCGTTCCATAGACGGCGTTCTCGGTTTGCTGAGAACAGCCGATTACCGCGCCAAGCAGTAACAAACAGGACAGTATCGATACGATTCGTGGCATGGGATTGCTTTTCGTTGAGAGGTTGCAGGAGGTGGAGGCGACGAGAATCATGCTTCGGATCGTCGTCGCCCTGGGCGAATGTCGGTCGGCTTAAAATTCGCCAATGACATTGCCATCCATCGCGTTGCCCAGGTTCTCGAGCGTGCTTTGCGAGATGTTCGTCGAGATCGGTCGCACCGAACCATCGCCAAGCACAAACTGGGTGATGCCAGGGTGCCAACTGCCGTGCCCCTGTCCACTGTCTGGTCGTGCGTTGTCGTTCGGTCCGCGTCCCAAGCGAAGACGAATCGAACTTGCCACGGCAAACTCACGCCAGCTGTCGGAGGTATACAGAAATGAACCGTCGGCCCCGGTTTCGCCACAGCAAACACCCAGTTGATCTTTGCCGATACCCTTTTCGCCGAACATCAGCGTGTTGCTCAGGCCGTCGGTGACACGCGAGAACGAATCGCGCGGACGAGCATCGCCACATGGGTTATTGTCGCCACCGTTGACGGGAATACCGACGCGAAGCATGCTCATCGTTTCGTTAACGTGCGAGCTGTCGTTGGGGTTGTAATAGAAGTTGAAGACAGGGTTCGATGAGTCGTAGCCGACGGCGCTATAGTCGCTCCAAGGCCCTTGCTGACCGCCATCCCCTTTCATCTGCACGCCACTGCGACGCGAAGGGCAAGTCATATACGAGATCGAACTGATCCCTTCCTTCTCTTGTTGCGTGAAGTTCTCGAAGATCGTGTCCTTCCAGTTATCGGTATTCACCGAGTGCAACAGTTCGTACTGGGCGTTCTGTTCGGCGAACGGCATCAGGTGAACCCACACGCTGTATCCTTGCTGGCAGTTCACCAGCGGCGGCATCTTCGTGTAGGTGTCGTGGAACATGTGCGCGGCAAGGCCGATCTGCTTCAAGTTGTTCGAGCACTCACTACGCCGAGCCGCCTCGCGAGCTTGCTGAACCGCTGGTAACAACAGGGCAATCAAGACGCCAATGATGGCGATCACGACTAAGAGCTCGACCAAGGTAAAACCAGATCGAATCCGTCTTTTATGCATTGTGAGGGGCCTTTCTACGTCCGCAGGAGTGGGCTGGGCAAAGCGTCGCATGGTGCAGGAATGGGGGTATCGATACCGCTCTCTCGGGATTGTGCAGCAAGATGCGGCATTGCTGACGCTTATCCTTAACAATAGATACGACGAGAGCCGGTCGATGTCTACAGCTAATGCCAAGCAACTTGCGAGGAGTTGCTGAGATAAAAAATAAGAATTAAGTAGAATACACCTGCAGTGCGAGATTGCTTCATCCATTAGAGCGATATCGCCATTGGCATGGACCATCGCCTCTTTTGTGCAGACGTGTTGCTACTACAGGGACATCAACCACTTAGAACGCAACGCCGCTGATCGCACCAGGTAACGCCTCACGATGGTGCATCGGTTAACCACAAATCGAACTACGCCAATCGAGCCGTTCGGTAAACCGCGAAAATGGATTCTCCACTCGCTGTGGATTGCCGAGTCCCTTTTGCCGTGCTGGACAACTGGCGAAACGTGAGACCATTTCGCTCGCTTAGGCCACATAAAAAAGGCCTCGATGGATTGCACATCGAGGCCCTTTTCATTTCGATCGATATCGTTCCGCCAACTCGGGTCGAGTGTCGTCGGCGTAGAATCGGAGACGTTACTTCAAGTCGAAGACAAACTCATTTGCATCGTTCGGCTTCACTTCTGCTTTCAGTTCCGTGGCTGCTGCCGCAGAATATTTGCGTGGCAACATTTCGACTAACGGTGGAAGCTCCATACCTGGCGGTTGAACCGATCCTTGTTCAGAAGCTTTGTTGATGGCATCCATCTTCTTGTCGTATTCCGCTTGCGTCATGCCAGGAGGCGGAATCTTCTTCGAGACCGTAACTTCGTAGTCTCCGGCAATGGCCCCTTCCACATCGGCCTGGCCGCTGAGATGGGTGGTCAAAACAAACTTGCCATCGGCGTCGGTCTTACCCAGGGCGATCTCTCCCTGGGCAATGTTCTTCGATCCACGGCTGAAGATCACCGTTGCGTTTTCAACGGGATCTCCCTTGTAGGTGACTTGGCCCGAGACTTTTTCCGTCTTCGGCAAGCCCGAATTATTGCAACCGTATAAAGCCGTCGATCCAAGTAATAAAAACGTCACGAAAGCGACATTCTGGACGTAGCGCATTGTTGCCCATTCCTCTGATAAGACGAGACAAAGCGAATAAGAAAACCGGTAATCTGCTGGCACAATGCTATGGAAGCGAAACCGTCTCGCCGCCAGCTTTGCTACCCAACGCTCCCCACACGCCGTAAGGACTGATTCCGCTTGTCGCCTCGGCGGCGGTCAAGTTACCGGTATCAATGGTTTCAGGAATGAACTGCACGGAAGCGTCGGCCATCAGTACCATGACGCCGCCCGGGTGATAACTGCTGGCGCTGAACAAACCCCAAGAGTCTCCCCAGTTGTCGCGAGCACACGAAGGACTGTTCGGAGGAAGAACGGTCGTCACGCCAGTAAACGCTGGGTAACCATCAAACCACTGAACCCCGACAGCGCGATCGGTTTGAACCGATTGCGAAGTAAGGTAACGCCCTTGGCTGGCAGTCGTCATGCAATCGATCGGCGATGCATTCAAGCCACTTACGTTGTTCGCGAAAAAGCCTTTGATGTTGCGAGTGTCGCCAGAAACACCAAACGCACGCTCGGCCATCATGATCGTATTGCTCGTTCCATCGGTGATCGAGCTCATATCGATTTGCGACTTCTTACCAGCATCGACACGACCAAAAATACCGCGTGGGTTTTCCAGGTTATGGTTGTTGTTAATCGAGTCGCCCAGGCTCACTGCGTAACTTCGAGCACCAAACGAGTTCCCCCAAATATTGGCAGGTGTCGAAGGATTGGATGGACAGACAAACGCATCGAACTTCGCCACATAGGGCGGATACCACGCTCGCTCGCGAATCGGACCAAACTCCAGTACGTCGGTGCTGTTGAAGGTGCCAGGCTTTGACATAATTTCGTAAACGGCCGGCTGCTCGATAAACGGCAGGATAAACATCAACCCGCTGTTGCGTCCTTCGTTTCCTCTCGGGTTCGTGCTGCGCGTTCCACCGTTGTTGTTTCGCAGGGCCGGAAAATGCAGGAAGGTATCGTGATGGTTGTGAATGGCGAGCCCCATCTGTTTCAGGCGATTCGAGCAGTCCATTCGCCGTGCCGCTTCTCGAGCTTGTTGAACCGCCGGCAATAAAAGCGCGATCAAAACACCGATGATGGCGATCACCACCAATAGTTCGACCAACGTAAAGCCACCCCGATTCCTCGGGAAATCTTTTGTGCGCATCAGTAAAAACCCTTTGGAAAAATAAAGAATGAGTCCATGCCAATGGAAGGAAACGGCACCACGATAAGAGTATGAAGGAGCGTTTCGTCACTGAGAGGTATCTGCGTACCCGCACAATGCCTAAACCCAACGTAGGCATTGTTAGCAATAACGACAAGAGAAATCCTGGAAATACCAGAGATTTTGTAGGCGGTTCGTTTTGTTAAAACGACCAGATTCGTGGGATG is a window of Bremerella sp. TYQ1 DNA encoding:
- a CDS encoding carboxypeptidase-like regulatory domain-containing protein — encoded protein: MRYVQNVAFVTFLLLGSTALYGCNNSGLPKTEKVSGQVTYKGDPVENATVIFSRGSKNIAQGEIALGKTDADGKFVLTTHLSGQADVEGAIAGDYEVTVSKKIPPPGMTQAEYDKKMDAINKASEQGSVQPPGMELPPLVEMLPRKYSAAAATELKAEVKPNDANEFVFDLK
- a CDS encoding DUF1559 domain-containing protein, encoding MRTKDFPRNRGGFTLVELLVVIAIIGVLIALLLPAVQQAREAARRMDCSNRLKQMGLAIHNHHDTFLHFPALRNNNGGTRSTNPRGNEGRNSGLMFILPFIEQPAVYEIMSKPGTFNSTDVLEFGPIRERAWYPPYVAKFDAFVCPSNPSTPANIWGNSFGARSYAVSLGDSINNNHNLENPRGIFGRVDAGKKSQIDMSSITDGTSNTIMMAERAFGVSGDTRNIKGFFANNVSGLNASPIDCMTTASQGRYLTSQSVQTDRAVGVQWFDGYPAFTGVTTVLPPNSPSCARDNWGDSWGLFSASSYHPGGVMVLMADASVQFIPETIDTGNLTAAEATSGISPYGVWGALGSKAGGETVSLP